The following are encoded together in the Holophagales bacterium genome:
- a CDS encoding ABC transporter permease: MKALLAILKREFLAYFFSPLAYVVLTAFLFINGYVFYAILLSLNSPETSRQELMALFFKNVFYWIFMMLISSIVAMRLIAEERKSGSIEALLTAPVGEGTVVTGKFLGGFTFFLFLWLPTVLYPVALSRYGRIDFGPIASGYLGIALFGALFIAAGTFASSLTKNQIIAAIVSFVMILAIFLAGIFRELATDPNLKEALSYLNLIEHMDDFARGIVDTRRIVYVVSSVVFFLLLAARVLKGNKGK, from the coding sequence GTGAAGGCGCTCCTGGCGATCCTCAAGCGCGAATTCCTCGCGTACTTCTTCTCTCCCCTGGCCTACGTCGTCCTGACGGCGTTCCTCTTCATCAACGGATACGTCTTCTACGCGATCCTCCTGTCGCTCAACAGCCCGGAGACGTCGCGGCAGGAGCTGATGGCCCTCTTCTTCAAGAACGTCTTCTACTGGATCTTCATGATGCTCATCTCTTCGATCGTGGCCATGCGCCTGATCGCAGAGGAGCGCAAGTCGGGCTCCATCGAGGCGCTCCTGACGGCCCCGGTGGGCGAGGGAACCGTCGTGACGGGGAAGTTTCTCGGCGGCTTCACCTTCTTCCTCTTCCTGTGGCTGCCGACGGTTCTCTACCCGGTCGCTCTCTCGCGGTACGGGAGGATCGACTTCGGCCCCATCGCCTCGGGCTACCTCGGAATCGCCCTCTTCGGCGCGCTCTTCATCGCGGCGGGGACCTTCGCCTCGTCGCTGACGAAGAACCAGATCATCGCGGCGATCGTCAGCTTCGTGATGATCCTCGCCATCTTCCTCGCCGGGATCTTCCGGGAGCTCGCCACGGACCCGAACCTGAAGGAGGCTCTCTCCTACCTCAACCTGATCGAGCACATGGACGACTTCGCGCGCGGCATCGTCGACACGCGCCGGATCGTCTACGTCGTCTCCTCCGTCGTCTTCTTCCTTCTCCTGGCCGCCAGGGTCCTGAAGGGAAACAAGGGGAAATAG